From the Maioricimonas rarisocia genome, one window contains:
- a CDS encoding HisA/HisF-related TIM barrel protein, which yields MQLIPVLDVREGEVVRGVAGERSRYRPIHSCLTTSTDPLEVARSLKDTFGPLPLYVADLDGLERSRPDRALHERLAAEGFELLLDCGIRGPEEAARAFESGAKRIVIALETWSDASVLRSLVAEAGPDRLVFSLDLKNGRPIANGGDWAGMPAAGIAWDVIDAGVRSLIVLDLAAVGVDEGVPTLPLCREIRSGCPDVQLITGGGVRGRRDLSELASAGVGGVLVASALHDGRITADDVAAVCGQSFTE from the coding sequence ATGCAGTTGATTCCGGTCCTCGACGTGCGTGAAGGCGAGGTCGTCCGGGGTGTGGCGGGAGAGCGCTCCCGGTACCGCCCGATCCACAGTTGCCTGACAACCTCCACCGATCCGCTCGAAGTCGCGCGGTCGCTGAAGGATACGTTCGGCCCGCTGCCGCTCTACGTCGCCGACCTCGATGGACTCGAGCGATCCCGTCCCGACCGGGCGCTGCATGAGCGACTGGCCGCGGAGGGTTTCGAGCTGCTGCTGGACTGTGGCATCAGGGGGCCGGAAGAGGCGGCTCGGGCTTTCGAATCGGGAGCGAAGCGGATCGTCATTGCACTGGAAACCTGGTCGGACGCGTCCGTCCTGCGATCGCTTGTGGCAGAGGCCGGACCGGATCGACTCGTCTTCAGCCTCGACCTGAAGAACGGCAGGCCGATTGCCAACGGCGGCGACTGGGCCGGAATGCCAGCCGCAGGGATCGCATGGGACGTGATCGACGCGGGCGTCCGGTCGCTGATCGTGCTGGACCTTGCGGCGGTCGGCGTCGACGAAGGGGTTCCGACGCTCCCGCTCTGCCGGGAGATTCGCAGCGGCTGCCCCGACGTGCAGCTGATCACCGGCGGCGGCGTGCGTGGACGTCGTGACCTGTCGGAGCTGGCGTCGGCTGGTGTCGGGGGCGTGCTGGTCGCCTCGGCGCTCCACGACGGGCGCATCACCGCAGACGATGTGGCGGCGGTATGCGGTCAATCGTTCACGGAGTGA
- a CDS encoding alpha/beta hydrolase, whose translation MLTASEWPAGRTEVVRQHESRLIPGPQNAHHMIQYLQGKLIYRPRREEVSRAASGLPDERVRHVRIRTDDGLMLNGWLCFAANRCDDLSRNGISGPPAQRPQGRALILYCPGTTGHRGHRLKAIQQLTSLGCDVLIVDYRGYAENAGSPSERWMARDARRIWKYATDHLAVPAHRIVIYGESLGGGVATSLAADLCRQGTMPAGLILRSTFTSLVDVAAERFPWLPVRMCMVDRFDSRRRISRIDCPLLIIHGTRDRLIPITHGRELFRAAPPRSFNGVPRRFVELPGAGHDNVMYAAPDRMREAHETFLDSLPLPANRQLELCGTDASS comes from the coding sequence ATGTTGACCGCATCGGAGTGGCCCGCAGGGCGGACCGAAGTCGTGCGGCAGCACGAGTCACGCCTCATCCCCGGGCCACAGAACGCGCACCACATGATCCAGTATCTGCAGGGAAAGTTAATCTACCGTCCGCGGCGGGAAGAAGTCTCCCGTGCCGCTTCCGGATTACCTGATGAAAGGGTTCGCCACGTCCGGATCCGCACCGACGACGGCCTCATGCTGAATGGTTGGCTCTGCTTTGCCGCAAACCGCTGCGACGATCTCTCACGGAACGGGATCTCCGGTCCCCCCGCGCAGCGTCCCCAGGGGCGTGCACTCATCCTGTACTGCCCCGGCACGACGGGGCACCGGGGGCACCGCCTGAAGGCGATTCAGCAGCTCACCTCGCTCGGGTGTGACGTGTTGATCGTCGACTACCGCGGCTACGCCGAAAACGCCGGCTCCCCCAGCGAACGCTGGATGGCACGGGACGCCCGGCGAATCTGGAAATACGCCACCGACCACCTCGCTGTCCCGGCGCATCGCATCGTCATCTATGGCGAATCGCTTGGTGGAGGCGTCGCCACCAGCCTGGCCGCTGATCTCTGTCGGCAGGGAACGATGCCCGCCGGACTGATTCTCCGCTCGACGTTCACGTCTCTGGTCGATGTCGCCGCAGAACGGTTCCCATGGTTGCCGGTTCGCATGTGCATGGTGGACCGCTTCGATTCCCGCAGGCGGATCTCCCGCATCGACTGTCCGCTGTTGATCATCCACGGAACCCGGGACCGGCTGATCCCCATCACACACGGCCGGGAACTGTTCCGGGCCGCTCCGCCGCGGTCGTTCAATGGAGTGCCGCGACGCTTCGTCGAGCTGCCCGGCGCCGGTCACGACAATGTGATGTACGCCGCGCCCGACAGAATGCGGGAAGCCCACGAAACGTTCCTGGATTCACTCCCGCTGCCGGCCAACCGACAACTGGAACTCTGCGGAACGGATGCTTCTTCATGA
- a CDS encoding DNA-3-methyladenine glycosylase family protein, whose protein sequence is MTDGDASVESAILHLKEADPVIGSVIDAVGPFRLKPQRARFRSLVRAIIAQQISTSAARSITARLVEALKPGQLTAEGVAAMSFEELRCCGLSPQKAGYIHDLAAHVADGSVPLSRMGRWPDERIIECLTQVRGIGVWTAQMFLIFSMGRMDVFPPDDLGIRSAIRNLYGLPDLPNRATSLQIAEPWRPYSSVASWYCWRSIELSQGSPQP, encoded by the coding sequence ATGACCGACGGCGACGCTTCGGTTGAGTCGGCGATTCTGCACCTCAAGGAGGCTGACCCGGTCATCGGGTCGGTCATCGATGCAGTCGGGCCTTTCCGGTTGAAACCGCAGCGAGCCCGTTTTCGCTCACTCGTGCGGGCCATCATCGCCCAGCAGATTTCGACATCGGCGGCCCGATCGATTACGGCCCGCCTGGTCGAAGCCCTCAAGCCGGGACAACTGACGGCTGAAGGTGTCGCCGCGATGTCCTTCGAGGAACTCCGCTGTTGCGGGCTGTCGCCTCAGAAAGCCGGCTACATCCACGACCTCGCGGCCCACGTCGCGGATGGATCGGTCCCCCTCTCACGCATGGGACGCTGGCCGGACGAGCGGATCATCGAATGCCTCACCCAGGTGCGGGGGATCGGCGTCTGGACAGCCCAGATGTTTCTGATCTTTTCGATGGGGCGGATGGACGTCTTTCCTCCGGATGACCTCGGCATTCGCTCCGCCATCCGGAATCTCTACGGACTCCCGGATCTGCCGAATCGGGCGACGAGCCTGCAGATTGCCGAGCCCTGGCGACCCTACTCGTCCGTGGCAAGCTGGTACTGCTGGCGCAGCATCGAACTTTCGCAGGGATCACCGCAGCCGTAG
- a CDS encoding Ldh family oxidoreductase, whose protein sequence is MTDSTIPYPQDAGQEVRVMADDLRDLLIAMLVKQSLFKFDARTVAERMVEADLRGIQSHGSRTIGRYLDGIDAGDIDPRARVLVVSETPAVAVLDGSRAVGHVAATKAMTTAIEKAREVGTGTVAVGNSQHLGAASVYALLAARAGMIGFCTTSTGRPTVAAFGSLQPAVANNALAWAVPMGDDEPFVLDMACGATSWGKVESLGMYGQRLPENVALDEAGQPTDDPAAAKTILPAAGARGFGLAFVASVLAGPLAGGVLPIHRKRTPTADGSQHFFYAIDVAQFTHPAEFAEQLQSAGEQIRSLTPLDGVESVRLPGDFEAACEQRCRAEGIPLHRSHAEELQRRAEAMKVEVPWSTGE, encoded by the coding sequence ATGACTGACTCGACGATTCCCTACCCCCAGGACGCCGGACAGGAAGTCCGCGTGATGGCAGACGATCTACGCGATCTGCTGATTGCGATGCTGGTCAAGCAGAGTCTGTTCAAGTTCGATGCCCGGACGGTTGCCGAACGAATGGTCGAAGCGGATCTGCGGGGAATCCAGTCGCATGGCAGCCGTACGATTGGCCGCTATCTCGACGGGATCGATGCCGGCGACATCGATCCCCGGGCGCGGGTGCTGGTGGTGTCGGAGACGCCGGCGGTTGCGGTGCTCGACGGGAGTCGCGCGGTCGGCCACGTCGCCGCGACCAAAGCGATGACAACCGCCATCGAGAAGGCACGGGAGGTCGGGACGGGGACGGTCGCTGTCGGCAACAGCCAGCATCTGGGGGCGGCATCGGTCTACGCGCTGCTGGCGGCCCGTGCGGGGATGATCGGGTTCTGCACGACGAGTACCGGGCGTCCCACCGTCGCCGCATTCGGCAGCTTGCAGCCGGCGGTGGCCAACAACGCTCTGGCATGGGCTGTGCCGATGGGGGACGACGAACCGTTCGTCCTCGATATGGCATGTGGTGCGACGTCGTGGGGGAAGGTGGAATCGCTGGGGATGTACGGACAGCGGCTGCCGGAGAATGTGGCGCTCGATGAAGCGGGGCAACCGACGGACGATCCTGCGGCCGCGAAAACGATCCTGCCCGCTGCGGGGGCACGCGGCTTCGGTCTGGCGTTCGTCGCGTCGGTTCTGGCCGGGCCGCTCGCCGGGGGTGTGCTGCCGATCCACCGCAAGCGGACGCCGACAGCGGATGGATCACAGCATTTCTTCTACGCGATTGACGTCGCGCAGTTCACCCATCCCGCGGAATTCGCGGAACAACTGCAGAGTGCCGGTGAGCAGATCCGGTCACTGACGCCGCTGGATGGTGTCGAGAGCGTGCGGCTGCCGGGCGACTTCGAAGCCGCCTGCGAGCAGCGTTGTCGTGCGGAGGGAATTCCGCTGCATCGATCGCATGCCGAGGAACTGCAGCGGCGGGCCGAGGCAATGAAGGTCGAAGTCCCGTGGTCGACGGGGGAGTGA
- a CDS encoding prenyltransferase/squalene oxidase repeat-containing protein, with translation MQRHVTTLAGFVLFALWASTTYAATAEEIEAARLKGVEYLKSKQVDDGSWHFEGHAVGITSLCGLALLENGVPVSDPVIEKAQRFVRRNTDELKNTYDLALAILFLSRIGDRDNRAPIRSLAARLVAGQNVEGGWGYNCPIVNPGILSNPASRPDPPDGPGDNSCTQFAVLGLWVASRWGVNVDDTMARVGERFVSTQKEDGGWPYRHDVEDQGSRSSMTYAGLFCLTVARATRIRQLQSDSTVRRSLDEPEESADGPQSTTLLADPVFSKGLEKAGQFARGISRNSPRYFLWSVERMGVMLGLPEFGGTNWFEKGATALVEAQGEEGEWTSPSESRGSLSDTAFAILFLRRANLGSDISRLLEGEPERRFQIISRENKPRYLRLTDALKAARDGDVIHIDGAGPFEMPHLNLDKSLTIAAGHGYTPVMIFGIGYDERGRRARPQDDVNARHMLRITKGTVTLEGLHFQFDPPDIGFGLPWSAIVLSGGNLRMLNCAVSESNGRGMAPIVMDQAGSLVIRNSLLVGGRAAIEVTVNGQQDVRLDNCVVFSKNAFNVYQGSGGDAKLKLALDRCTVQAREVFFFPRLASPVDIVSNGTAYKADWMGSQMLSDPNGHDGLTWTGSSNVYDLLRWVGAAGTENTRVKDEGSWSRFWGGSDENGQKRVIPFAGRRPHEAFTHGIRGEDFEFAPNSAVYNVRRETGIDPLIVGPGNGYSRFRDSFQYREWQQGDEGSLAASP, from the coding sequence ATGCAACGTCATGTCACCACTTTGGCAGGCTTCGTCCTGTTCGCCCTGTGGGCATCAACCACGTACGCCGCGACGGCCGAAGAGATCGAGGCAGCCCGACTCAAGGGAGTCGAATACCTCAAGTCCAAACAGGTTGACGATGGCAGCTGGCACTTTGAGGGACATGCCGTCGGCATCACCTCGTTGTGCGGTCTGGCACTGCTCGAGAACGGCGTCCCGGTTTCGGACCCGGTCATCGAAAAGGCACAGCGGTTCGTCCGCCGCAACACCGATGAACTGAAGAACACCTACGATCTCGCGCTGGCGATCCTTTTTCTTTCCCGGATCGGTGATCGCGACAACCGCGCTCCCATCCGCAGCCTCGCCGCACGACTCGTCGCCGGACAGAACGTCGAAGGAGGCTGGGGTTACAACTGCCCGATCGTGAACCCCGGCATCCTCAGCAATCCCGCTTCCCGTCCCGACCCCCCGGACGGTCCCGGCGACAACAGCTGCACGCAGTTCGCTGTCCTCGGCCTGTGGGTCGCCTCCCGCTGGGGCGTCAATGTCGACGACACGATGGCACGCGTTGGCGAACGGTTCGTCTCGACGCAGAAGGAAGACGGCGGCTGGCCTTATCGCCACGACGTGGAAGACCAGGGCTCGCGCTCGTCGATGACCTATGCCGGTCTATTCTGCCTGACCGTCGCCCGCGCCACCCGCATTCGCCAGCTGCAGAGCGACAGCACCGTCCGCCGCAGCCTCGACGAGCCGGAAGAGTCCGCCGACGGCCCGCAGTCCACCACGCTTCTCGCCGATCCGGTCTTCTCCAAGGGGCTCGAAAAGGCAGGTCAGTTCGCGCGGGGGATCAGCCGCAATTCGCCCCGCTATTTTCTGTGGTCGGTCGAGCGTATGGGGGTGATGCTCGGTCTGCCGGAGTTCGGCGGCACGAACTGGTTCGAGAAGGGAGCCACCGCCCTCGTCGAAGCCCAGGGAGAAGAAGGGGAGTGGACAAGTCCCTCCGAAAGCCGCGGCTCCCTCTCGGATACCGCCTTTGCGATCCTGTTCCTCCGCCGGGCCAACCTCGGAAGCGACATCTCGCGCCTGCTCGAAGGCGAACCGGAACGCCGCTTCCAGATCATCAGTCGCGAGAACAAACCGCGGTACCTGCGGCTGACAGATGCCCTCAAGGCCGCACGTGATGGCGACGTCATCCACATCGACGGGGCCGGCCCCTTCGAGATGCCGCACCTGAACCTCGACAAGAGCCTCACCATCGCCGCCGGTCATGGTTACACGCCGGTCATGATCTTCGGCATCGGCTACGACGAGCGGGGACGCCGCGCCCGGCCGCAGGACGACGTCAATGCCCGTCACATGCTTCGGATCACCAAAGGGACCGTCACGCTCGAGGGGCTCCACTTTCAGTTCGATCCGCCGGACATCGGTTTCGGCCTTCCCTGGTCCGCCATCGTCCTCAGCGGTGGCAATCTTCGCATGCTCAACTGTGCCGTTTCCGAGAGCAACGGACGGGGCATGGCTCCCATCGTGATGGATCAGGCCGGCTCGCTGGTCATCCGCAACTCGCTGCTCGTCGGCGGGCGCGCGGCCATCGAGGTGACCGTCAATGGGCAGCAGGACGTCCGACTCGACAACTGTGTCGTTTTCAGCAAGAACGCCTTCAACGTCTATCAGGGTTCCGGAGGCGACGCGAAGCTCAAGCTGGCACTCGATCGTTGCACTGTGCAGGCCCGGGAAGTCTTCTTCTTTCCGCGACTCGCCTCACCGGTCGATATCGTCAGCAACGGAACCGCGTACAAGGCGGACTGGATGGGATCGCAGATGCTGTCCGATCCCAACGGGCACGACGGACTCACCTGGACCGGTTCCAGCAATGTCTACGATCTGCTGCGGTGGGTCGGAGCCGCCGGGACGGAAAACACCCGCGTGAAAGACGAAGGCTCCTGGAGCCGGTTCTGGGGCGGCAGCGACGAGAATGGCCAGAAGCGAGTCATCCCGTTTGCCGGCCGTCGCCCCCACGAAGCGTTCACACATGGCATCCGGGGCGAAGATTTCGAGTTCGCTCCCAACTCGGCCGTGTATAATGTCCGCCGCGAAACCGGCATCGATCCACTGATTGTCGGGCCGGGAAACGGCTACAGCCGCTTCCGCGACAGCTTTCAGTATCGTGAATGGCAGCAGGGGGACGAAGGCTCGCTCGCGGCCTCTCCCTGA
- the murJ gene encoding murein biosynthesis integral membrane protein MurJ — protein sequence MAAEQAPEAEEQTTTGDRAEQSAGLLANLRIVSLCTLLSRIFGLCRDIAMANLFGAGSVMDAFSLAFRIPNAARKLFGEGALTAAFLPVLVGTLTDSGQDRARSVATAVFVGLAALLVVLTILGLIPLLLALLYVPMGSDLRLLLELTAILAPYIILICLTAQICAVLHAIREFFWPAFLPVLLNLIWIAAVAVASRWSTDARQQIHLISWWIILAGVIQLAIAAIVQNRRGLPHSPQWRQSVPELRRVTLAVLPVIVGVGIAQLNAIIDSVIAWAVSAPEGSPSNGARIAGLPALVESGTAAALYFAQRMYQFPMGVFGVALGTVLFPRLSEHIQRGQVSAARDDINFGIRMSLAIGLPCSVGLMLLALPITRLLFEHGQFNAADARLTSHMIAAYGPAVWSTITLLIAQRGFYAAGDRITPMNIGLLAVVANVLLSVVLVVTAGGVGLAIATTTSLTIQAVHTTLRLQRDLGRFDWRHVLVTFLRTAVATAIMSAAVLAMLWLFPTGDAFDDRFMSVVLPTLTGAAAFMGAARLIGLDEPWYLLRRDDSQ from the coding sequence ATGGCGGCGGAGCAGGCACCCGAAGCAGAGGAGCAGACCACAACCGGCGACCGCGCCGAGCAGTCCGCCGGACTGCTCGCGAACCTGCGTATCGTCAGCCTCTGCACCCTGCTGAGCCGCATTTTCGGCCTGTGCCGCGACATCGCGATGGCGAACCTGTTCGGGGCTGGCAGCGTCATGGACGCATTCAGCCTCGCATTTCGCATTCCCAACGCCGCCCGCAAGCTGTTCGGTGAAGGTGCGCTGACCGCCGCCTTCCTCCCCGTGCTCGTCGGCACCCTCACCGACTCCGGGCAGGACCGTGCCCGCAGCGTTGCCACCGCCGTCTTTGTCGGGCTCGCGGCACTCCTCGTCGTCCTCACGATACTCGGTCTGATCCCGCTGCTGCTGGCCCTGCTGTACGTTCCGATGGGAAGCGACCTGCGGCTGCTGCTCGAACTGACCGCGATCCTCGCCCCTTACATCATCCTGATCTGCCTGACAGCACAGATCTGCGCGGTCCTGCACGCGATCCGCGAGTTCTTCTGGCCCGCATTCCTGCCGGTATTGCTCAACCTGATCTGGATTGCCGCGGTTGCAGTCGCCTCCCGCTGGAGCACCGACGCCCGCCAGCAGATCCACCTCATCAGCTGGTGGATCATTCTCGCCGGCGTGATTCAACTCGCCATCGCAGCGATTGTTCAGAATCGACGGGGCCTGCCACACTCGCCGCAGTGGCGGCAGTCTGTGCCGGAACTCCGCCGTGTGACCCTCGCCGTTCTGCCGGTGATCGTGGGCGTCGGCATCGCCCAGTTGAACGCCATCATCGACAGCGTGATTGCGTGGGCGGTCTCCGCTCCCGAAGGATCCCCGTCCAACGGAGCACGCATCGCAGGTCTGCCGGCGCTCGTCGAGTCGGGAACCGCGGCCGCACTCTACTTTGCCCAGCGGATGTATCAGTTCCCCATGGGCGTCTTCGGCGTCGCACTGGGAACCGTCCTGTTTCCCCGACTTTCCGAGCACATCCAGCGCGGCCAGGTGTCGGCCGCCCGCGACGACATCAACTTTGGCATCCGCATGTCGCTCGCCATCGGACTGCCGTGCAGCGTGGGGTTGATGCTGCTCGCCCTGCCGATCACTCGACTGCTGTTCGAACACGGACAGTTCAACGCTGCCGATGCCCGCTTGACCAGCCACATGATCGCCGCGTACGGGCCGGCCGTCTGGTCGACGATCACCCTGCTGATTGCGCAGCGTGGCTTCTACGCAGCCGGTGACCGCATTACACCGATGAACATCGGACTGCTCGCCGTCGTCGCCAACGTCCTGCTCAGTGTCGTGCTCGTCGTGACGGCCGGAGGCGTCGGCCTGGCGATCGCAACCACCACCTCGCTGACGATTCAGGCCGTACACACCACGCTTCGTCTGCAGCGGGATCTGGGACGTTTCGACTGGCGCCACGTGCTCGTCACGTTTCTGCGAACGGCCGTGGCAACGGCGATCATGTCGGCGGCAGTCCTGGCAATGCTCTGGCTGTTTCCGACCGGAGACGCATTCGACGACCGGTTCATGTCGGTCGTTCTGCCGACGCTGACCGGAGCGGCGGCCTTCATGGGAGCAGCCCGGCTGATCGGCCTCGACGAGCCGTGGTATCTGCTGCGGCGCGACGACTCGCAGTGA
- a CDS encoding PP2C family protein-serine/threonine phosphatase: MSTTAKFPKSIVWTVVVVCALPPVLNLLGVNFGTVDVPLSPETYFQLEGDAQRAALYAALRGAFVHTILEWTAFCVAALTVVVAFMHYFLSRNIITPIVGTALFFSGMLDAFHVLAADMLTESNVHLEAFIPYSWTVSRTFNALIVVAGTTPFLWRGDSEPIEPPRHGLTFLLVAGLLCGVAAYAINHVCATAEQLPQFVSVLPHIVRRPFDLIPLALYLFAAGIVLPRLYKQHRSLFARGLHVSVLPHLVSQLYAVNSEHLFDNASNVASGLKIVGYIVPLAGLLVDYRRAYHSEAALQGAHEQLRMARVIQQSLLPKSPPVVEGVDVAGTSQFAETVGGDYYDHLLLADGTLWLVVADVSGHDVGSSLLMANTRAYLRSMTQTGSDLESIIRRLNQFLCDDADGRRFVTFWCGRLDPEQRELTYIGAGHPGHVLRSDGRLEELSLTGAALGIDSDGEFRPRLGPVVSLEAGDTLLLLTDGLLEASGPDGEQFGIERAAAIVARCSDRTAAESIAELLDEVEKFCAPEPFTDDVTAVIARMTGRESQT, translated from the coding sequence ATGTCCACGACCGCGAAGTTTCCCAAATCGATCGTCTGGACGGTGGTCGTGGTCTGCGCACTTCCACCGGTGCTGAATCTGCTGGGGGTCAACTTCGGGACGGTCGACGTTCCCCTGTCCCCTGAGACGTACTTCCAGCTCGAGGGGGATGCTCAGCGGGCCGCGTTGTACGCGGCACTGCGGGGAGCGTTCGTGCACACCATTCTCGAGTGGACGGCATTCTGCGTGGCGGCTCTGACGGTCGTCGTCGCGTTCATGCATTACTTTCTGTCCCGGAACATCATCACGCCGATCGTCGGGACGGCACTGTTCTTCTCGGGGATGCTGGATGCGTTCCACGTTCTGGCCGCCGACATGCTGACGGAGTCGAACGTCCACCTCGAAGCGTTCATCCCGTACTCGTGGACGGTATCGCGGACGTTCAACGCGTTGATCGTCGTCGCGGGGACGACGCCGTTTCTGTGGCGCGGCGATTCGGAACCGATCGAGCCCCCGCGACACGGGCTGACGTTTCTGCTGGTGGCCGGACTGCTGTGCGGCGTCGCGGCGTATGCAATCAACCACGTTTGCGCCACGGCAGAGCAATTGCCGCAATTTGTCTCGGTGCTGCCGCACATCGTGCGTCGCCCGTTCGATCTGATTCCCCTGGCGCTGTACCTGTTTGCAGCGGGGATCGTCCTGCCGCGGCTGTACAAGCAGCATCGGAGCCTGTTCGCGCGGGGGCTGCATGTCAGCGTGCTTCCGCATCTGGTCTCGCAGCTGTACGCGGTGAATTCGGAGCACCTGTTCGACAATGCCTCGAACGTGGCCAGCGGGCTGAAGATCGTCGGCTACATCGTGCCGCTCGCCGGACTGCTGGTGGACTATCGCCGGGCGTACCACTCGGAGGCGGCCCTGCAGGGGGCACACGAGCAGTTGCGGATGGCCCGGGTGATTCAGCAGAGCCTGCTGCCGAAGTCTCCTCCGGTGGTCGAGGGCGTCGATGTGGCGGGAACATCACAGTTCGCGGAGACGGTGGGCGGAGACTACTACGATCACCTGCTGCTGGCGGACGGGACGTTATGGCTCGTTGTGGCCGATGTGAGTGGTCACGACGTCGGAAGTTCGCTGCTGATGGCGAACACGCGGGCGTATCTGCGGAGCATGACGCAGACCGGAAGCGACCTGGAATCGATTATCAGGCGGCTCAACCAGTTCCTCTGCGACGACGCGGACGGTCGGCGGTTTGTGACGTTCTGGTGCGGGCGGCTGGATCCCGAACAGCGCGAACTGACGTACATCGGGGCAGGACATCCGGGGCACGTGTTGCGGTCGGACGGTCGTCTCGAAGAACTTTCGTTGACGGGGGCTGCGCTCGGGATCGATTCGGACGGTGAGTTCCGTCCGCGGCTGGGGCCGGTCGTTTCACTCGAAGCGGGCGATACCCTGCTGCTGCTGACCGACGGACTGCTCGAAGCGTCGGGCCCGGACGGGGAGCAGTTCGGCATCGAGCGGGCCGCCGCGATCGTTGCTCGTTGCAGCGACCGGACAGCGGCAGAGAGCATTGCGGAGTTGCTGGACGAAGTGGAGAAGTTCTGTGCTCCGGAGCCGTTTACCGATGACGTCACCGCAGTCATCGCGCGAATGACCGGCAGGGAAAGCCAGACCTGA